One region of Diabrotica undecimpunctata isolate CICGRU chromosome 6, icDiaUnde3, whole genome shotgun sequence genomic DNA includes:
- the LOC140442826 gene encoding uncharacterized protein, protein MDDERLIKLIRQYPILYDAFHPKYSDYAAKQNVWETISREVNVDVSICKSRWINIRDTYRRSLKKGLTRSGDAKRIKRYKYSRELQFIKKHLKERGKKNTETGIKQEPMEEKNESEAITFETNISEEGSVSSHDFQEADSLSNSLNPTNEPVFENIEMPGLDDDDEIPGIDEIQKHNLSQNVVSSKLLEYLIKKDSQSATKKEHPVDVFLSSMSDTLKSLDPYRLNLAKSEIFATVQKYEMQMILDQFPGQSAPQSNSTAHRANFNSHSSFEPSTSTPMISPASIDLHDSKML, encoded by the exons ATGGATGACGAAAGGCTCATTAAACTTATACGACAATACCCGATACTTTATGATGCATTTCATCCTAAATACAGTGATTATGcggcaaaacaaaatgtatgggAAACGATTTCAAGAGAAGTTAATGTAGATG TTTCAATATGTAAAAGCAGATGGATTAATATAAGAGACACGTACAGAAGATCCTTAAAGAAAGGTCTTACAAGAAGTGGAGATGCAAAAAGAATTAAACGGTATAAATACTCGAGAGAGTTACAATTCATAAAGAAACATCTTAAAGAACGAGGCAAGAAAAATactgaaactggaataaaacaagAACCGATGGAAGAAAAAAATGAGAGTGAAGCTATAACTTTTGAAACAAATATAAGTGAAGAGGGCTCTGTTTCTTCCCATGATTTCCAAGAAGCAGATAGCTTGTCAAATTCACTCAATCCCACAAACGAACCggtttttgaaaatattgaaatGCCGGGGTTAGATGACGATGACGAAATACCAGGGATAGATGAGATACAAAAACATAACTTATCACAAAATGTTGTTTCGTCCAAGTTGTTAGAATATTTGATCAAAAAAGACTCTCAGTCTGCTACAAAAAAAGAACACCCCGTGGACGTGTTTTTATCTAGTATGAGTGACACGTTAAAAAGCTTAGATCCCTATCGTTTAAATTTAGCTAAATCTGAAATATTTGCTACGgttcaaaaatatgaaatgcaGATGATTTTAGATCAATTTCCAGGACAGTCGGCTCCTCAATCCAATAGTACAGCGCACAGAGCAAACTTCAACTCTCACTCATCATTCGAACCTTCCACTTCAACTCCAATGATATCGCCAGCATCTATAGACCTACACGATAGCAAGATGTTATAA